The following coding sequences lie in one Eschrichtius robustus isolate mEscRob2 chromosome 10, mEscRob2.pri, whole genome shotgun sequence genomic window:
- the TLR4 gene encoding toll-like receptor 4, with translation MMPRTRLAAALIPAMALLFCLRSEGWDPCVQVVPNISYQCMELNLYKIPDNIPTSTKILDLSFNHLSHLNSHSFSNFPELQMLDLSRCEIQMIEDDAYQGLNHLSTLILTGNPIQSLALGAFSGLSSLEKLVAVETNLASLEDFPIGHLKTLKELNVAHNLIHSFKFPEYFSNLPNLEHLDLSNNKIQNVYHEDLKVLHQMPLLNLSLDLSLNPLDFIEPGTFKEIKLNELTLRSNFNSTHVMKICIQGLAGLKINRLVLGEFKNERNLQSFDRSVLEGLCNLTFEKFRIAYFSEFPRDDIGLFNCLVNVSMISLLSLDLDSLEALPKDCRWQHLELINCNFKQFPTLKLNSLKKFVFTDNKGMSTFTEFELPNLQFLDLKRNRLSFKGCCSHTNFGTTKLKHLDLSFNDVITMNSNFLGLEQLEHVDFQHSNLKQANDFSVFLSLRNLRYLDISYTNTRVVFHGIFVGLVRLQTLKMAGNSFQNNLLPDIFTELTNLIILDLSKCQLEQVSQMAFHSLPRLQVLNMSHNKLLSLDTLPYKPLHSLRILDCSFNRIMESKEQELQHLPRSLALLNLTQNDFACVCEHQSFLQWVKDQRQLLVGAEQMMCTQPLDMQDTPVLSFRNATCQMNKMIISVSVLTVLLVSVAGVLVYKFYFHLMLLAGCKKYGRGESTYDAFVIYSSQDEDWVRNELVKNLEEGVPPFQLCLHYRDFIPGVAIAANIIQEGFHKSRKVIVVVSQHFIQSRWCIFEYEIAQTWQFLSSHAGIIFIVLHKLEKSLLRQQVELYRLLNRNTYLEWEDSVLGQHIFWRRLRKALLDGKPWRPEGTADADSRQQEATAST, from the exons ATGATGCCTCGCACCCGCCTGGCTGCGGCTCTGATCCCAGCCATGGCCCTCCTCTTCTGCCTGAGGTCGGAGGGCTGGGACCCTTGTGTACAG GTGGTTCCTAACATTAGTTACCAATGCATGGAGCTGAATCTCTACAAAATCCCTGACAACATCCCCACATCGACCAAGATACTGGACCTGAGCTTTAACCACCTGAGTCATTTAAACAGCCATAGCTTCTCCAACTTCCCAGAACTGCAGATGTTGGATTTATCCAG ATGTGAAATTCAGATGATTGAAGATGATGCATATCAGGGCCTAAACCACCTCTCCACCTTGATATTGACCGGAAACCCTATACAGAGTTTAGCCCTGGGAGCCTTTTCTGGGCTATCAAGTTTAGAGAAGCTGGTAGCCGTGGAGACAAACCTAGCATCTCTAGAGGACTTCCCCATTGGACATCTCAAAACCTTGAAGGAGCTTAATGTGGCTCACAATCTTATCCATTCCTTCAAGTTTCCTGAATATTTTTCTAACCTGCCCAACCTGGAGCACTTGGATCTTTCTAACAACAAAATCCAAAATGTTTATCATGAAGACTTGAAGGTTCTCCATCAAATGCCCCTGCTCAACCTCTCTTTAGATTTGTCCCTGAACCCTTTAGACTTTATTGAACCAGGTACCTTTAAAGAAATTAAGCTCAATGAACTGACTTTGCGAAGTAATTTTAATAGTACACATGTAATGAAAATTTGTATTCAAGGTCTGGCTGGTTTAAAAATCAATCGGTTGGTTTTGggagaatttaaaaatgaaaggaactTGCAAAGTTTTGACAGATCTGTCCTGGAGGGACTGTGCAATTTGACCTTCGAAAAATTTCGGATAGCATACTTCAGTGAATTCCCAAGGGATGATATAGGCTTATTTAATTGTTTGGTAAATGTTTCTATGATTTCTCTGTTGAGTCTGGATTTAGACAGTCTAGAAGCCCTTCCTAAAGACTGCAGATGGCAACACTTAGAATTGATTAACTGTAATTTTAAACAATTTCCCACATTGAAGCTCAATTCTCTCAAAAAGTTTGTTTTCACAGACAACAAAGGTATGAGCACTTTTACTGAATTTGAGCTACCAAACCTTCAGTTTCTAGATCTCAAAAGAAATCGCTTGAGTTTCAAGGGTTGCTGTTCTCACACTAATTTTGGGACAACCAAACTGAAGCATTTAGATCTGAGCTTCAATGATGTCATTACTATGAATTCAAACTTCTTGGGCTTAGAGCAACTAGAACATGTGGATTTTCAGCATTCCAATCTGAAACAGGCCAATGATTTTTCAGTATTCCTATCACTCAGAAACCTCCGTTACCTTGATATTTCTTATACCAACACCCGAGTTGTCTTCCATGGCATCTTCGTTGGCTTGGTCCGCCTCCAAACCTTGAAAATGGCAGGCAATTCTTTTCAGAACAACTTGCTTCCTGATATCTTCACAGAACTGACTAACTTAATCATCCTGGACCTCTCTAAGTGTCAACTGGAACAGGTATCCCAGATGGCATTTCACTCCCTCCCTAGACTTCAGGTGCTAAATATGAGTCACAACAAACTCTTGTCATTGGATACACTTCCTTATAAACCACTCCACTCCCTCCGGATTCTGGATTGCAGTTTCAACCGTATCATGGAGTCCAAGGAGCAAGAACTACAGCATTTGCCAAGGAGCCTTGCTTTGTTAAATCTTACTCAGAATGACTTTGCTTGTGTTTGTGAACACCAGAGTTTCCTGCAGTGGGTCAAGGACCAGAGGCAGCTCTTGGTGGGAGCTGAGCAAATGATGTGTACACAACCTTTAGATATGCAGGACACGCCCGTGCTTAGTTTCAGGAATGCCACTTGTCAGATGAACAAGATGATCATTAGTGTGTCGGTTCTCACCGTCCTCTTGGTATCTGTGGCAGGAGTCCTGGTCTATAAGTTCTATTTCCACCTAATGCTTCTTGCTGGCTGCAAAAAGTATGGCAGAGGTGAAAGCACCTATGATGCTTTTGTAATCTACTCAAGCCAGGACGAAGACTGGGTGAGGAATGAATTGGTAAAGAACTTGGAGGAGGGGGTGCCCCCCTTTCAGCTCTGCCTTCACTACAGAGACTTTATTCCTGGGGTGGCCATTGCCGCCAACATCATCCAGGAAGGTTTCCACAAAAGCCGGAAGGTTATTGTCGTGGTGTCCCAGCACTTCATCCAGAGCCGATGGTGTATCTTTGAGTATGAGATTGCCCAGACCTGGCAGTTTCTTAGCAGCCATGCTGGCATCATCTTCATAGTCCTGCACAAGTTGGAGAAGTCCCTGCTGCGGCAGCAGGTAGAGCTGTACCGCCTTCTCAACAGGAATACCTACCTGGAGTGGGAGGACAGTGTCCTGGGGCAGCACATCTTCTGGAGACGACTCAGAAAAGCCTTGCTGGACGgtaaaccatggaggccagaaggaacAGCAGATGCAGACAGCAGACAGCAGGAAGCAACAGCCTCCACTTGA